GTATAACAGAAATCTCCTCCTAATCTTTAAAGatacttttttataaacagatgtttttaaaatgctcTTGAATTTATTCATTCTATTGATCTACAACGAAGCAGTGGTCTCATCGATCCATGGTTTGAGCTCGGCAACACTGGCATAGACTCCTGGGTATCCGGTCCGAGCGCATCTGTTGCCCCAGGACACGATTCCGACCAGCTTGCCGTCGGCCACCAGAGGACCTCCCGAGTCACCCTGGCAGGCGTCCTTCTTCTCGCCGTTGGCACAGACCATTGTTGCAGTGATCGATTCTCCGTAATTATAGGTGCTACTGCCGCAGTCCTTTTGACTCACAATATCCACCTCCACTTCCAGAAGGGTTGTTGTGGAGGAGCACCAAAGGTAGCAGGTGGTGCCCCAGCCGGAGACCACAGCCGGGGTTCCGCTGGCGGGATCAGAAGTAGCCAATTCAATAGTCCGGATCAGGGAGGTCCGGCGAACGGGAGTGCTCAGCTTGATGATGGCTACGTCATTGATCTTGGTCGTGCTGTTGTAGCCCTCGTGGAACTTGAAGGCCCTCACGGCGACCACCTCACTGCCGGAGTTCCTGGTTGTGGATCCCAGACGAACCTGCATCTCGCTGGCAGTATATTTCTGCATGCAGTGGGCGGCGGTCACAACGGTATCCGAATTAATCAAACTTCCGCCGCAGAAATGGGAGCTCGATCTCGTCTGGATGGACACTTGGTAGGGGTGCTGCTCGATTGTCGTTTCCACTCCATTGACGATCCGCCCGAAGGGGAAGTCGAGGTCCGGATGTCCTTGGACGCAGGCACTCAAGGCGACCAGCGCCACCAAACTCAAAAGCAAACGATTCATTTTCACTGAAAGGCGATCTTACGAACTTAACTCAAATGCGGTAGAGACCTGCTCTTTTATACTTCTTTACAACCTGACGCTACTTCTTTGCCTTTTGATTAGGGGTTACGCGATTACTGATTAGAGGTTACTCGGGCGAATCCCCAGTATTATCAGCGGATAGTAAATCTAGTAAGTTAAGATAGATGGGAAAATGCACAATTTATTCGCT
The genomic region above belongs to Drosophila takahashii strain IR98-3 E-12201 chromosome 2L, DtakHiC1v2, whole genome shotgun sequence and contains:
- the LOC108055403 gene encoding trypsin-like; the protein is MNRLLLSLVALVALSACVQGHPDLDFPFGRIVNGVETTIEQHPYQVSIQTRSSSHFCGGSLINSDTVVTAAHCMQKYTASEMQVRLGSTTRNSGSEVVAVRAFKFHEGYNSTTKINDVAIIKLSTPVRRTSLIRTIELATSDPASGTPAVVSGWGTTCYLWCSSTTTLLEVEVDIVSQKDCGSSTYNYGESITATMVCANGEKKDACQGDSGGPLVADGKLVGIVSWGNRCARTGYPGVYASVAELKPWIDETTASL